The following are from one region of the Papaver somniferum cultivar HN1 unplaced genomic scaffold, ASM357369v1 unplaced-scaffold_132, whole genome shotgun sequence genome:
- the LOC113332995 gene encoding alkaline/neutral invertase A, mitochondrial-like: MNPMGISTMKPCCKILISCCSKTSSFFGFSIPKSQNPSSVLRSYRKLHSCSDHNHHQQIVGIKRLIFQKPISNSSWGGQSRVFSNCCNVNKFRGFSVITNVASDIRHNSTSTSSSVEGHVNEKGFERIYIHGGIILNKPLVEDVEVKDKQVIIEEAEEKQNPSLDNSSVQNTENIKNFRKRDLSEIEKEAWGLLRESVVEYCNSPVGTVAANNPNDKVPLNYDQVFIRDFVPSALAFLLKGDGEIVRNFLLHTLQLQSWEKTVDCYSPGQGLMPASFKVRTVPLDGNAGTTEEVLDPDFGESAIGRVAPVDSGLWWIILLRAYGKITGDYSLQERVDIQTGIKLILNLCLTDGFDMFPTLLVTDGSCMIDRRMGIHGHPLEIQALFYSALRSSREMLTVDEGSKNLVRAVNNRLSALSFHIREYYWVDMKKINEIYRYKTEEYSTDAINKFNIYPDQIPCWLVDWIPDRGGYLIGNLQPAHMDFRFFTLGNLWSIISSLGTPRQNQGILNLMEDKWEDLIGHMPIKICYPALEYDEWRIITGSDPKNTPWSYHNGGSWPTLMWQFTLACIKMGRPGLAEKAVALAEKRISEDKWPEYYDTRTGKFIGKQSRLYQTWTIAGYLTSKMLLENPEMASLLTWNEDLELLETCICALTNTSRKKCSRRAAKSQILV, encoded by the exons ATGAATCCAATGGGAATTTCAACCATGAAACCATGCTGTAAAATCCTAATCAGTTGTTGttcaaaaacatcatccttcttTGGATTCTCAATACCCAAATCTCAGAATCCATCTTCAGTTTTGAGATCTTATCGAAAATTACATAGTTGTTctgatcataatcatcatcaacaaattgtTGGTATCAAGCGTttaatttttcaaaaaccaatctCCAATTCAAGTTGGGGAGGACAATCTAGGGTTTTTTCAAATTGTTGCAATGTTAATAAGTTTAGGGGGTTTTCTGTAATTACTAATGTTGCTTCTGATATTAGACACAATTcaacttctacttcttcttcagttgaagGGCATGTTAATGAGAAAGGTTTTGAGAGAATTTACATTCATGGTGGGATCATTCTGAACAAGCCATTAGTAGAAGATGTAGAAGTAAAGGATAAACAGGTCATTatagaagaagcagaagaaaagCAGAACCCTAGTTTAGATAATAGTAGTGTACAAAATACAGAGAATATAAAGAATTTTAGGAAAAGAGACTTGTCGGAAATTGAAAAGGAAGCATGGGGTTTATTAAGGGAATCAGTAGTAGAATATTGTAATAGTCCAGTTGGTACTGTTGCAGCTAATAATCCTAATGATAAAGTACCATTGAATTATGATCAAGTCTTTATACGCGATTTCGTTCCATCTGCGCTTGCCTTTTTACTTAAAGGAGATGGAGAAATTGTTAGGAATTTCCTTCTTCACACTTTGCAATTGCAG AGTTGGGAAAAAACAGTGGATTGCTATAGCCCTGGGCAAGGGTTGATGCCAGCAAGCTTTAAAGTTAGAACGGTACCACTTGATGGAAATGCTGGAACAACTGAGGAGGTTTTGGATCCAGATTTTGGTGAATCTGCTATTGGTCGTGTTGCGCCCGTTGATTCTG GGTTATGGTGGATTATTTTGCTGCGAGCATATGGAAAGATCACTGGTGATTACTCGTTGCAAGAAAGAGTGGATATCCAGACGGGCATAAAACTGATTTTGAATTTATGTCTAACCGATGGTTTTGATATGTTCCCTACTCTGCTAGTCACTGATGGCTCCTGCATGATAGATCGAAGAATGGGTATCCACGGCCATCCCCTTGAGATCCAA GCCTTATTTTACTCAGCTCTAAGAAGCTCTCGAGAGATGTTGACAGTTGATGAGGGATCCAAGAATCTTGTTCGGGCAGTCAATAACAGACTAAGTGCATTGTCTTTTCATATCAGAGAGTATTATTGGGTGGATATGAAGAAGATCAATGAGATATACCGCTACAAGACTGAAGAATACTCTACAGACGCCATCAACAAGTTCAACATATATCCTGACCAAATTCCATGCTGGCTGGTGGATTGGATCCCTGATAGAGGTGGTTATCTTATTGGTAATCTTCAGCCTGCTCATATGGATTTCAGGTTCTTCACACTGGGTAACCTTTGGTCTATTATATCATCTTTGGGTACTCCAAGACAGAACCAAGGTATTCTAAACCTGATGGAGGACAAGTGGGAAGACCTTATCGGTCATATGCCTATTAAGATATGCTACCCTGCTTTGGAGTATGATGAATGGCGAATAATCACTGGTAGTGACCCAAAGAATAC ACCTTGGTCATACCATAATGGAGGATCTTGGCCAACACTCATGTGGCAG TTCACATTGGCATGCATCAAAATGGGGAGGCCAGGTTTAGCAGAGAAGGCAGTAGCTCTAGCTGAAAAGAGAATCTCAGAGGACAAATGGCCAGAATACTATGACACTCGAACCGGAAAATTCATTGGTAAGCAGTCGCGATTATACCAGACATGGACAATTGCTGGCTACTTAACCTCGAAGATGCTGTTGGAGAACCCAGAAATGGCTTCGTTATTGACTTGGAATGAGGATTTAGAGCTCCTTGAAACATGCATCTGCGCATTGACCAACACATCTAGGAAGAAGTGTTCTCGTCGAGCTGCTAAGTCGCAAATCTTAGTCTAA
- the LOC113332820 gene encoding uncharacterized protein LOC113332820, whose amino-acid sequence MPVPELLPVETRDKRDKNKYFAHHKDHGHNTDTCHTLAAEVQKMIEEGKLQQYVKKNPTQVNTLANTLDLREIRVSHARVNTTSIKARENATRLKLRHINDWRVSNKVDYASLIGTKTLEEGKTEISFSNADLAGVYQTHNDAIVILALIGMYKVRRVLVDTGSSINVIFSGAYSSMSLREIQVEADDNHIIGFSRETMTAIVRINLPTMVGGRTVMQYFSLLDFRAPYNAILGRDWIHATKAVISTVHQCFKFITPAGVMKVRSDQVASHKCHESAMEEYRKSELKGSEILQVEKKL is encoded by the coding sequence ATGCCCGTTCCGGAACTACTGCCAGTGGAAACAAGGGATAAGAGAGATAAGAATAAATATTTTGCTCATCATAAAGATCATGGGCACAATACAGATACTTGTCACACACTCGCAGCAGAAGTCCAAAAAATGATTGAAGAGGGAAAGCTGCAGCAATACGTGAAAAAGAATCCAACACAGGTCAACACACTGGCCAACACTCTAGATTTACGAGAGATTAGAGTGAGTCACGCAAGAGTTAATACAACTTCGATAAAGGCTCGGGAAAATGCTACACGATTAAAGTTACGTCATATTAATGATTGGAGAGTATCGAACAAGGTCGATTATGCCAGTCTGATTGGTACAAAGACTTTGGAAGAGGGGAAGACTGAGATTTCCTTTTCGAACGCTGATCTCGCTGGAGTATATCAAACACATAATGATGCAATCGTGATTCTAGCTCTCATTGGGATGTATAAGGTACGTCGAGTTCTGGTCGATACTGGAAGTTCAATTAACGTCATATTCTCGGGAGCATACTCTTCAATGAGTTTGAGAGAGATCCAAGTTGAAGCAGATGATAACCATATCATTGGATTTAGTAGGGAAACAATGACAGCAATAGTAAGGATTAATCTGCCTACGATGGTGGGAGGAAGGACGGTTATGCAATATTTCTCGTTGTTAGATTTTCGTGCACCCTACAACGCTATCTTAGGACGTGATTGGATCCATGCAACGAAGGCGGTAATTTCCACTGTCCACCAGTGCTTCAAGTTCATTACTCCAGCAGGGGTGATGAAAGTTAGAAGCGACCAGGTGGCATCTCATAAATGTCACGAAAGCGCAATGGAGGAGTATAGAAAGTCAGAACTAAAGGGTTCAGAAATACTCCAGGTTGAAAAGAAATTGTAG
- the LOC113332999 gene encoding uncharacterized protein LOC113332999 encodes MNTGDKLTVAISEDEIGSVNALARIACSSTEYTPATPSPKPAAQQRLPFEDDPSRPAFYRSTGSAVTIGDSAIQNPTVARGIMLSSMLPVDRHCYDRMTDIPQALDRASQHYAGLSLVRRVGELHYEVLDKKEKAHELTLYQLQRENDKLKRQIKDFHAKSREADNALNLMRKQRDRASLKLKDLEVMFLFLPMLKRSLMASMICTTTRKRSNTVKSSCLRFFRIFSVILLRLAYELRHPV; translated from the exons ATGAATACCGGGGATAAATTGACAGTAGCTATAAGTGAAGACGAAATCGGAAGCGTCAATGCTCTAGCTAGAATTGCCTGTTCGTCAACTGAATACACTCCTGCTACGCCTTCCCCGAAGCCAGCAGCACAGCAGCGTCTGCCATTTGAAGACGATCCTTCCCGTCCAGCCTTTTACAGATCGACTGGCTCTGCGGTGACTATTGGAGACTCTGCCATCCAGAATCCTACCGTCGCTCGTGGTATCATGCTCTCCAGCATGCTTCCAGTAGATCGCCATTGCTACGATCGTATGACCGACATTCCACAAGCTCTTGATCGTGCATCACAGCATTATGCC GGTCTTTCACTCGTCCGGCGGGTCGGAGAACTCCATTATGAGGTCTTAGACAAGAAAGAGAAGGCTCATGAACTTACCTTGTACCAACTCCAGCGTGAGAATGATAAGTTGAAGCGCCAAATCAAGGACTTCCATGCAAAAAGTCGTGAGGCCGACAATGCTTTGAATTTGATGCGTAAGCAACGCGATCGCGCCTCTTTAAAGCTGAAGGACTTGGAAGTTATGTTTTTGTTCCTTCCAATGCTGAAAAGGTCGTTGATGGCGTCGATGATATGCACTACGACCCGGAAGAGGAGTAATACCGTGAAGAGTAGTTGTCTGCGCTTTTTCAGAATTTTTTCTGTCATTCTTCTTAGGCTAGCATATGAACTTAGGCATCCAGTTTGA
- the LOC113333153 gene encoding probable pectinesterase 53: MAGFSSTPVHISIFLFSLCILSLSSLSWSSSGSNLERQNDDYEKWVSWNVENHKKKISTTWETNQGMVTAGHRKRSGRSVVDSKLRRADLRTVRMCVSQDGSCDFTSIREAIDSIPLNNTRRTILDIKPGLYREKIVVPLAKPFITFMGDSQNPPTITGNDTASTIGDDGRPLTTFHSATVAVNSDYFVAINVIFENTVPHVTGTLAEQAVALRISGNKAAFYNCTFYGYQDTLYDHKGLHYFKNCFIQGSVDFIFGYGRSLYETCYLNSVATKVASMTAQKRTNSSLSSGFSFKDSVVTGSGLLYLGRAWGDRSRVIFSYTFMDKVVLSQGWNDWGDQKRERSVYYGEYKCSGPGANATGRVQWARLLSDHEAKPFIGAYYIDGDAWLTSQTL, encoded by the exons ATGGCTGGTTTCTCCAGTACTCCAGTCCACATCTCCATCTTTCTCTTTTCTCTCTGCATTCTCTCTTTAAGCTCATTGTCATGGAGTAGCAGTGGTAGTAATCTAGAGAGACAAAATGATGATTACGAGAAATGGGTATCATGGAATGTCGAAAACCATAAGAAAAAGATTAGTACTACTTGGGAAACAAACCAAGGCATGGTTACGGCTGGTCACCGGAAAAGAAGCGGTAGAAGTGTTGTGGACTCAAAGCTAAGGAGGGCTGACTTGCGTACAGTGAGGATGTGTGTTAGTCAGGATGGAAGTTGTGATTTCACATCTATCAGAGAGGCTATTGATTCTATTCCTTTGAACAATACAAGAAGAACCATTTTGGATATCAAACCAGGTCTATACAG GGAGAAAATTGTTGTCCCTCTAGCAAAGCCTTTCATTACTTTCATGGGGGATTCTCAGAACCCGCCTACCATAACCGGAAACGACACTGCATCAACCATAGGAGATGACGGAAGGCCATTGACAACATTTCATAGTGCGACGGTCGCGGTTAACTCTGACTATTTTGTGGCCATCAACGTAATATTTGAG AACACAGTTCCACACGTGACTGGAACATTGGCAGAGCAAGCAGTAGCTCTTCGCATATCCGGAAACAAAGCTGCATTCTACAATTGTACGTTCTATGGGTATCAAGACACTCTTTATGATCATAAAGGACTTCACTATTTCAAGAATTGCTTCATTCAAGGATCCGTGGACTTCATTTTCGGTTACGGTAGATCCTTATACGAG ACTTGCTATTTGAACTCAGTAGCAACAAAGGTAGCATCAATGACGGCCCAAAAGAGAACAAACTCATCATTGTCAAGTGGGTTCTCATTTAAAGACAGTGTAGTAACTGGTAGTGGCCTTCTATACTTGGGTAGAGCTTGGGGAGATCGTTCACGCGTTATATTCTCATACACTTTCATGGACAAAGTTGTTCTTTCTCAAGGCTGGAATGATTGGGGAGATCAAAAACGTGAACG GAGTGTCTACTATGGAGAATACAAATGCAGTGGCCCTGGTGCAAATGCCACGGGGAGAGTGCAGTGGGCAAGATTGTTGAGCGACCATGAGGCAAAGCCGTTCATCGGAGCATACTATATCGATGGAGACGCTTGGCTCACGAGCCAGACTCTATAA